A window of the Eremothecium cymbalariae DBVPG#7215 chromosome 5, complete sequence genome harbors these coding sequences:
- the VPS71 gene encoding Vps71p (similar to Ashbya gossypii AAR123C) has translation MGFVEEINPRTYNPHLYFSSLNSLTPSYRNRISKSSSSNSHRSNKRVNYSLADLENKIYNQNKQSDSNISAENDRSSGGLDRYSQHELLKSNKRFMELDTENFAEIRDVSYLMSIITGINKDRIDQANTEISTGSVLPQNASVNRARNKFELPKNIQLMYHCTKPPVPKRKNTNRIVALKKTLSSRRPLSSYLDTLDQVNKSIIYNNVYNKKISKVLPVITVCSICGGYKSISSCVKCMNKLCSLRCYNLHNETRCSQ, from the coding sequence ATGGGCTTTGTTGAGGAAATCAACCCGAGAACTTACAACCCTCATCTTTATTTTAGCAGCCTTAACTCTCTCACTCCGTCTTACAGAAACCGGATTTCTAAGTCATCCTCAAGCAATTCCCACAGGTCAAATAAAAGGGTCAACTATTCATTGGCGGACTTGGAAAATAAGATATACAATCAGAATAAACAATCAGATAGCAATATAAGTGCAGAGAATGATAGAAGCTCAGGAGGATTGGACCGCTACTCGCAGCATGAATTACTAAAGTCAAATAAGAGATTTATGGAGCTTGATACAGAAAACTTTGCAGAAATAAGGGATGTGTCATACCTCATGAGCATTATCACAGGTATAAACAAGGATCGTATTGATCAGGCAAACACCGAAATTTCAACAGGTTCAGTACTGCCACAGAATGCTTCAGTAAACAGAGCCAGAAACAAATTTGAATTGCCAAAAAACATACAGTTGATGTACCATTGCACAAAACCTCCCGTACCGAAGAGAAAGAATACAAACCGAATTGTAGCATTGAAGAAAACACTGTCTTCTAGAAGGCCCTTAAGCAGCTATTTGGATACATTGGACCAGGTAAACAAGAGCATCATATACAACAATGTctacaataaaaaaatttccaaggTTTTACCTGTGATAACCGTATGCTCGATATGCGGTGGATATAAGAGCATTTCGAGTTGCGTCAAATGCATGAACAAATTATGCAGTCTGAGATGCTACAATTTACACAACGAAACAAGATGCTCTCAATAA
- the CAT2 gene encoding carnitine O-acetyltransferase CAT2 (similar to Ashbya gossypii AAR124C) has product MIKSKHPQVVVRRMVSALKSYQFETKNGEHYVAKHQNAYYQSKRVSFKGETFSKQAALPSLPVPELSSTIQKYLDSVAPLCKTEEEVERQRYLCSEFLKKQGPVLHSRLLEHSKDKRNWMSEFWDNQSYLEYNDPIVPYVSYFFGHKPLPITHKAIDEDYLVKATAIITTVVKFIEVLKDEAIPPEVIKGSPFCMNSFQLMFNTSRIPGKGRDSNVFYSIYENDFVTVAYKGNYYKVFTHDSKTGKPLAPAQIWKQLYDVVHKVSASVREDTNAGVGLLTTLPRDEWHAAYSSLMTNSLSRSSLETIHRSSFLLALDSEQRPISLEDKARNNWHGDGVNRFNDKAVQFFVCGNGVSGFLAEHSKMDGTPNLFLNQYVCQELLNLDPNEFADSIKSGLSSEEHLPVHLPFVLTPFIQSIIASARTAFHEVIGEHDLRVWNYIRYGKKTIKGFGFSPDAYIQQIIQLAVYKYLGKQLPTYEAGSTRKYFKGRTETGRSVSSASAEFVKTWQSPKATPAEKISALRESARFHSNYLAMAADGQGIDRHFFGMKNMLKPDDEVPELFKDPLFQYSCTWLVSTSQLSSEYFEGYGWSQVNENGFGLAYMLNNDWMNINIVTKPKKSGYDVNEFHYCLTQAANEMYELLSREAQSKAKL; this is encoded by the coding sequence ATGATTAAAAGTAAACATCCACAGGTGGTAGTTAGAAGGATGGTATCTGCATTGAAGTCGTACCAGTTTGAAACTAAAAATGGTGAGCATTATGTTGCTAAGCATCAGAATGCTTATTATCAGTCCAAGAGAGTAAGTTTTAAGGGTGAAACGTTTTCAAAACAGGCGGCGTTGCCATCATTACCGGTTCCTGAGCTAAGTTCGACGATTCAGAAGTATTTGGATAGTGTAGCCCCATTGTGCAAGACTGAGGAGGAGGTTGAGAGACAGCGGTACTTGTGCTCggagtttttgaagaagcaggGGCCCGTGCTGCACTCACGACTTTTGGAACATTCCAAGGATAAACGGAATTGGATGAGTGAGTTTTGGGATAATCAGTCGTATTTGGAGTACAATGATCCTATTGTGCCGTATGTTTCCTATTTCTTTGGCCATAAGCCGTTGCCTATTACTCATAAGGCGATTGATGAGGATTACTTGGTGAAGGCTACGGCAATAATTACTACTGTTGTGAAGTTTATTGAGGTGCTAAAGGATGAGGCTATACCGCCTGAGGTTATCAAGGGTTCTCCTTTCTGTATGAATAGTTTCCAGCTGATGTTCAATACGTCCCGTATTCCTGGTAAGGGCCGTGACAGTAATGTTTTCTATTCTATTTATGAGAATGATTTTGTAACGGTTGCTTATAAGGGTAATTACTACAAGGTATTTACTCATGACAGCAAAACTGGGAAGCCACTGGCACCTGCCCAAATTTGGAAACAGTTGTATGATGTTGTGCACAAGGTGTCTGCTTCTGTAAGAGAGGATACCAATGCTGGTGTTGGACTGTTGACTACGTTGCCCCGTGACGAATGGCACGCTGCGTACTCAAGCTTGATGACCAATTCATTATCCCGTTCATCCCTGGAAACAATTCATCGCTCGTCATTTTTGCTTGCATTGGATTCTGAGCAAAGACCAATCTCATTGGAGGACAAAGCTAGAAATAACTGGCATGGTGATGGTGTCAATAGATTCAACGACAAAGCCGTTCAATTCTTTGTTTGTGGCAACGGAGTTTCCGGATTCCTTGCTGAGCATTCGAAGATGGATGGTACTCCCAACTTGTTTTTGAACCAGTATGTTTGTCAGGAACTATTGAACCTAGACCCTAACGAGTTTGCCGATTCTATTAAATCCGGTTTGTCTTCGGAGGAACACCTTCCTGTTCACTTGCCATTTGTTCTCACTCCATTCATCCAGTCGATTATCGCTAGCGCTCGCACTGCTTTCCATGAAGTTATTGGTGAGCATGACCTCCGTGTGTGGAACTACATTAGATATGGgaagaaaacaataaaagGCTTTGGGTTTTCTCCTGATGCTTACATACAACAAATTATACAACTGGCTGTTTACAAGTATTTGGGGAAACAACTCCCAACTTATGAAGCAGGCTCCACGAGGAAGTATTTCAAGGGTAGAACAGAAACTGGCCGTTCTGTGTCCAGCGCCTCTGCTGAATTCGTCAAAACCTGGCAATCACCAAAGGCTACCCCAGCAGAAAAGATTTCTGCCTTACGTGAATCTGCAAGGTTCCATTCCAATTACTTGGCAATGGCCGCTGATGGCCAAGGTATTGACCGTCACTTCTTTGGTATGAAGAACATGTTAAAACCTGACGACGAAGTTCCGGAGTTATTTAAAGATCCCTTGTTTCAGTATTCATGTACCTGGTTGGTGTCAACCAGCCAGTTGTCTtctgaatattttgaaggCTACGGCTGGTCTCAAGTCAACGAAAATGGTTTTGGTTTGGCATACATGTTGAACAATGACTGGATGAACATCAACATCGTtacaaaaccaaagaagTCTGGCTACGATGTAAATGAATTCCACTACTGTCTAACCCAAGCTGCCAATGAGATGTACGAATTGCTATCCAGGGAGGCTCAGTCAAAGGCTAAATTGTAG
- the DFM1 gene encoding Dfm1p (similar to Ashbya gossypii AAR125C) → MAIAVQSNSVIVQFLSDIPIVTRCILFILLLWCISRYTQLTLLSIVVSWWDSRSHSYEFWRMFGLFMVVHYNSLQTVLMLFYQVYTNSCNLELDYFVGDSVNYSFFLLFCMTTTTILASLSVALFEFRIATLFPAFEAILLYTWSVTNTNTSVNYIIFSVQGKYLPLINLLIHILDHSPHELSMMLFGYTSAYIYCCLDTWTFGPLFGFMTNKPNYGYPTFKDNHFKGRHLLMRLFGSGAKAHPPVAQPHRGAAKSTTSATNFKGQGRRLHDGKAIPLARRSFLTPSTAPRCVELIRSASQFSSSISPNRLVIVDFFATWCGPCKMLAPILEQYASQHPNVDFYKLDVDHLSTIASTYSVTSMPTVIVFKKGTELARIVGVNPTAIKKAIQSNS, encoded by the coding sequence ATGGCGATAGCAGTTCAGAGTAACAGTGTGATAGTACAATTCCTCAGTGATATACCTATAGTAACAAGATGCATACTCTTTATTCTGTTGCTTTGGTGTATAAGCAGATACACCCAATTAACGCTTCTGAGCATTGTTGTTTCGTGGTGGGATTCTAGATCACATTCTTATGAGTTTTGGAGGATGTTTGGCCTATTTATGGTTGTACACTATAACTCGTTGCAGACGGTACTTATGTTGTTTTATCAGGTATACACCAATTCCTGTAATTTAGAACTGGACTATTTTGTGGGAGATTCGGTCAATTATTCGTTCTTCTTACTATTCTGCATGACTACTACAACGATATTGGCTTCGCTATCTGTAGCGCTCTTTGAATTTCGTATTGCAACTCTATTTCCTGCGTTTGAAGctattttattatacacATGGTCGGTTACCAACACTAACACATCCGTTAACTACATAATTTTCTCTGTGCAGGGCAAGTACCTTCCCCTCATCAACCTTCTGATCCATATTCTCGACCACTCTCCGCATGAGTTGTCTATGATGCTATTTGGGTACACTTCGGCATACATCTACTGCTGTTTGGATACCTGGACCTTTGGCCCGCTCTTCGGCTTCATGACCAACAAGCCCAACTATGGCTACCCAACGTTCAAGGATAACCATTTTAAAGGCAGACACCTCTTAATGCGGCTCTTTGGTTCGGGTGCTAAAGCTCACCCCCCGGTGGCACAACCCCACAGAGGTGCCGCCAAGTCTACAACCAGTGCAACCAACTTCAAGGGCCAAGGTCGCCGTCTTCATGACGGCAAAGCCATCCCCCTCGCTCGCCGAAGCTTCTTGACACCATCAACAGCCCCTCGCTGCGTCGAACTCATCAGGTCCGCCTCCCAATTCTCCTCCTCCATCTCCCCAAACCGCCTCGTCATCGTGGACTTCTTTGCAACATGGTGTGGTCCTTGCAAAATGCTCGCCCCAATTTTGGAACAATACGCCTCCCAACATCCAAACGTCGATTTCTACAAGCTCGACGTCGATCACCTCAGCACCATTGCCTCCACCTACTCGGTAACTTCCATGCCCACGGTCATCGTATTCAAAAAGGGCACAGAGCTTGCCAGGATAGTTGGTGTCAACCCCACGGCGATCAAAAAAGCAATCCAATCCAATTCATAA
- the ERD1 gene encoding Erd1p (similar to Ashbya gossypii AAR127C) — protein sequence MSALKAGEVTASLSDYVFILFPIPQHVVLLVILGLWLWYWELCILSWKMDIPRVIIANDPYDIRPQPSSSRILSGTRKCVVKITKIILPWHLLVFLILQKSFNVQQDLPTWLLVAINFSGLLQFLVILFILLRSSAMLRRCLKGILFWGDIEGKPLRTNYVLLADTLTSYSKPFMDFGLYLWYLTLLPFDKKLTLTESSSEVFMNFDLAIGLLPYLIRFIQCLREYARLDNPWSTRRASFFNALKYFSYFPIIVCGLFSRISPETFPSGTIYWFMLFNSCYSFWWDITMDWKLGLLDFSSTGVERNEILRKRRLYSNDWYYYGAIVFDFVVKFMWMWELLIKRVIVSWETNLLWLHTLEVFRRWIWTFFKVETEYLSVGTKK from the coding sequence ATGTCGGCGTTGAAGGCTGGAGAAGTGACCGCATCACTATCTGATTATGTCTTCATCCTGTTTCCAATTCCACAGCATGTTGTTCTCTTGGTTATTCTAGGTCTATGGCTCTGGTACTGGGAGCTTTGCATTTTGTCTTGGAAGATGGATATTCCCAGGGTGATCATTGCAAATGATCCTTACGACATTCGGCCCCAACCAAGCTCTTCAAGGATATTGAGTGGTACACGGAAGTGTGTAGTAAAAATTACCAAGATAATTCTCCCATGGCATTTATTGGTCTTCCTAATATTGCAAAAATCCTTCAACGTTCAACAAGATTTGCCAACATGGCTACTAGTGGCAATTAATTTTTCTGGGTTACTACAATTTCTGgtgattttatttattctATTGAGAAGTTCAGCAATGCTACGTCGATGTCTCAAGGGGATTTTGTTTTGGGGCGATATTGAGGGTAAACCATTAAGGACTAATTATGTCTTGCTTGCAGATACATTGACCTCGTATAGCAAGCCTTTTATGGATTTTGGATTATATCTATGGTATTTAACGTTGCTGCCGTTTGATAAAAAGCTTACTTTGACGGAATCCAGTAGTGAAGTCTTTATGAATTTTGATTTGGCTATAGGACTGCTGCCCTATTTGATAAGATTTATCCAATGTCTGAGAGAATATGCTCGATTAGACAATCCTTGGAGTACCCGCAGAGCTAGCTTTTTTAATGcattaaaatatttctcataTTTCCCAATTATTGTTTGTGGTTTATTCAGCCGCATATCACCTGAAACCTTCCCTAGTGGCACTATATATTGGTTTATGTTGTTCAACAGTTGCTACAGTTTTTGGTGGGATATAACGATGGATTGGAAATTGGGTTTATTAGATTTCAGTTCCACGGGTGTTGAAAGAAACGAAATCCTTAGAAAACGGAGACTTTACTCTAATGATTGGTATTACTATGGTGCAATCGTATTCGATTTTGTTGTAAAGTTTATGTGGATGTGGGAGTTACTGATAAAGAGAGTTATTGTCTCTTGGGAGACGAATTTGCTATGGCTACACACACTAGAAGTCTTCAGACGCTGGATTTGGACGTTTTTTAAAGTAGAAACAGAATATTTATCCGTTGGCACCAAAAAGTGA